A stretch of the Malus sylvestris chromosome 10, drMalSylv7.2, whole genome shotgun sequence genome encodes the following:
- the LOC126586836 gene encoding endoribonuclease Dicer homolog 3a-like isoform X1, producing the protein MESNGIMEPTVLNQFIPRRYQVKVFEVAKRKNTIAVLETGAGKTMIAVMLIKHVAEEMMSIIPSSGVKKLIIFLAPTVYLVTQQYKVIKNSTTLEVEEYYGAKGVDEWTRSCWETEANTHDILVMTPQVLLDAMRNAFLNLEMFSLIIFDECHRATGNHPYTKIMKDFYHQSVNRPKIFGMTASPVIRKGVSSAMDCEDQISALESMLDAQVYTVEDRTEIETFVPSAVHKCRFYKQAPSAYSDLKEKMEALLSKYASELELQEQMPSQYQDISDKIKMLRKRLHNDHMKILYCLDDLGIVCAYEAVKVCLENVPDAEEECQFYRECSSYLKIFLDEVLLMIAGFLQPGCELHANFESDYTKACDLGFISPKLYELLQIFQSFGTGSKVQCLIFVERIITAKVIEIYVKKVRCLSHLTVSYVTGSNGSADALSPKLQKETMESFCSGKVNLLFATDVVEEGIHVANCSCVIRFDLPKTVRSYIQSRGRGRKNDSQYILMLERSNKKQIDQMFDIIRSEHSMTDTSRNRDPEVCTLKACCFEETKSYRAKVTGASVTTDSSVSLIYRYCEKLPGDRYFTPKPTFDFEISEGLYQCRITLPPNAAFLTTVGPLSSNTHLSKQLVCLEACKKLHEMGALDDHLLPLVQEPLEDDLIPERRELSAGAGTTKRKELHGTTSIRALCGTWGEKLDTVFEAYKFDFSCSIVDETYSGFVLLIESKLDDDVGNIEMDLQLVSRMVKSSVSSCGKCYLSAEQVTQAKRFQEFFFNGVFGRLFFGGESEGTTREFLLQTETKSLWNSAYMYLLLPVDTLDTSKVNWRGISSSVNVVEFLKKQYSTHSKCFNGDHSELPLSRTGSSMTQSKASNHIHFANSSIDADNLQDMLVLAIHTGRIYSIIEVVHGKSAESSSEENIDDASSTYSYAQHFKTKYGISLVYPGQPLLRLKQSHNPHNLLGAEAGASSQDGRVIKEQAHVRMPPEILVSIDFQVDVLRSCYLLPSVMHRLESLMLASQLREEINGQTNNFKISSSLILEALTTLRCCEDFSLERLELLGDSVLKYAVSSYLFLRYPEKHEGQLTARRTRVICNSNLHKLGIQRKIQGYIRDSAFEPRRWAAPGQLSRFPDPCKCGVDALEVPLDSRFQTVEAVKVGKFCDSGHRWMNSKTIADCVEALIGAYYVGKGLFAALHVMKWLGIDSDFEPSLATEAITRASLRSYYPKHDDIAALELKLDYQFSVKGLLQEAITHASEQKLGASYCYQRLEFLGDSVLDVLITQYLYDSHTTINPGWLTDLRSAAVCNENFARAAVRKKLHPHLQHCSGLLLNHITEYEKLCTAEALNTTSLLEDVKGPKALGDMVESIAGAIYMDSNLDLNKVWRVFKPLLSPIVTPSTLQLHPLRELTELCGSLGYFVKENCTKEDSLEHVEMTLQLEDGLLVGNGYDRSKKAAKQKAARQLLKELQGCHSVFKRRKLDPDRVDELSSEGMEIEHCSQLNDTHSLESINRIESPYAESRTGPTPTNFGPNKIYSHNIVTPSLHAIASISTRKGAARASLFELCKRMQWPMPTFKTTEHKSRTPIEFGEGSEKRIGFNSYASEISLQIPNYGTVVCRGDPRADKKSSYDSAVVALLYKLQRQGKLTIGCS; encoded by the exons ATGGAGTCTAATGGTATCATGGAGCCCACTGTTCTTAATCAGTTCATCCCTAGAAG gtaCCAAGTGAAAGTGTTTGAGGTTGCAAAGCGGAAGAACACGATTGCGGTGCTGGAAACAGGAGCTGGGAAGACGATGATAGCTGTGATGCTCATCAAGCACGTTGCTGAGGAGATGATGAGTATCATCCCCTCCTCTGGAGTTAAAAAGTTGATCATTTTCTTGGCTCCGACAGTTTATCTTGTCACTCAA CAATACAAGGTTATTAAAAATTCCACAACTCTTGAAGTGGAAGAGTACTATGGAGCCAAGGGAGTGGATGAATGGACCCGGAGCTGTTGGGAAACAGAAGCTAATACACATGAT ATACTGGTCATGACACCACAGGTTCTCTTGGATGCCATGAGGAATGCTTTCTTAAACTTGGAAATGTTTAGCTTGATAATCTTCGACGAATGTCATCGCGCTACAGGCAATCATCCCTATACGAAAATAATGAAG GATTTTTATCACCAATCTGTGAACAGGCCAAAGATTTTTGGGATGACAGCGTCCCCCGTTATAAGAAAAG GTGTCTCGTCCGCCATGGATTGTGAGGATCAAATATCTGCACTTGAAAGCATGTTGGATGCTCAG GTTTACACTGTAGAAGACAGGACTGAAATCGAAACGTTTGTTCCCTCAGCAGTCCACAAATGTAGGTTCTACAAGCAAGCACCGTCCGCCTATTCGGATCTGAAGGAAAAGATGGAAGCCTTGCTGTCGAAG TATGCTTCTGAGTTGGAGTTGCAAGAGCAAATGCCAAGTCAGTACCAAGACATCAGTGACAAGATAAAGATGTTGCGAAAGCGGTTACACAATGACCACATGAAGATCTTGTACTGCCTTGATGACCTTGGCATTGTATGTGCATATGAG GCTGTCAAAGTTTGCCTAGAGAATGTCCCTGATGCCGAAGAAGAGTGCCAGTTCTATAGAGAATGTTCTTcgtatttgaaaatttttctcGATGAAGTCTTGCTTATGATTGCCGGATTTCTTCAACCTG GCTGCGAACTTCATGCAAACTTTGAGTCTGACTATACAAAGGCGTGCGATTTGGGTTTCATATCTCCAAAGTTATACGAACTTCTTCAAATTTTCCAGTCATTTGG AACCGGTAGCAAAGTTCAATGCCTCATTTTCGTAGAGCGAATTATTACAGCGAAAGTGATTGAAATATATGTTAAGAAAGTGCGGTGCTTATCTCACTTGACGGTTTCATACGTGACTGGAAGTAACGGATCAGCTGATGCGCTATCACCGAAGCTGCAAAAGGAAACTATGGAATCCTTTTGCTCCGGGAAG GTCAATCTGTTGTTCGCTACGGATGTAGTTGAGGAGGGAATACATGTTGCAAACTGTTCCTGTGTGATTCGTTTTGACTTGCCCAAGACAGTTCGTAGTTATATCCAGTCCCGGGGAAGAGGTCGAAAAAATGACTCCCAATATATCCTAATGCTTGAAAG GAGCAACAAGAAGCAAATAGATCAAATGTTCGACATCATCAGGAGCGAACATTCGATGACAGATACATCTAGAAACAGAGATCCTGAAGTGTGCACCTTAAAAGCTTGTTGTTTTGAGGAAACAAAATCGTATCGTGCAAAAGTTACTGGAGCATCAGTTACAACGGATTCAAGTGTCAGTCTTATATATCGATACTGCGAAAAGCTCCCGGGAGATAG GTACTTTACTCCGAAACCAACTTTTGACTTCGAAATTTCTGAAGGGTTGTACCAGTGTAGAATAACATTACCCCCAAATGCAGCTTTTCTAACAACGGTCGGTCCACTGAGCAGCAACACGCATTTGTCCAAGCAGCTAGTGTGCTTGGAAGCTTGTAAAAAACTCCATGAAATGGGAGCCTTGGATGATCATCTTCTCCCGCTTGTCCAAGAGCCCTTAGAAGATGATCTAATTCCAGAAAGAAGAGAGTTATCTGCTGGTGcag GAACAACGAAAAGAAAGGAATTACACGGCACAACATCCATCCGGGCATTATGTGGAACTTGGGGAGAAAAACTTGATACTGTTTTTGAGGCCTATAAGTTTGATTTCTCGTGTAGTATCGTTGATGAGACATATTCAGGATTTGTTCTACTAATTGAGTCAAAACTCGATGATGATGTGGGAAATATCGAAATGGATCTTCAACTCGTCTCAAGGATGGTTAAATCTTCGGTCTCTTCATGTGGAAAATGTTATCTGAGTGCAGAGCAG GTAACGCAAGCCAAGCGCTTTCAAGAATTTTTCTTTAATGGTGTGTTTGGGAGATTGTTTTTTGGGGGAGAATCAGAAGGGACAACGCGAGAATTTTTACTCCAGACAGAAACAAAATCACTCTGGAACTCAGCATATATGTATTTGCTTTTACCCGTTGACACATTGGACACTTCAAAAGTGAACTGGAGAGGGATCAGTTCTTCTGTTAATGTGGTAGAATTTTTGAAGAAACAATACTCCACGCATTCCAAGTGTTTTAATGGTGATCACAGCGAGTTGCCACTTTCTAGGACTGGTTCATCCATGACACAGTCGAAGGCTTCGAATCATATCCATTTTGCTAATAGTTCAATTGATGCCGATAATCTCCAAGATATGCTAGTATTGGCTATTCACACGGGACGTATCTATTCAATCATCGAAGTTGTCCATGGAAAATCTGCAGAAAGTTCTTCGGAGGAAAATATTGATGATGCATCATCGACATACAGTTATGCTCAGCACTTCAAAACGAA GTATGGGATTTCACTTGTTTATCCCGGACAGCCTTTGCTGCGGTTAAAGCAAAGTCATAATCCGCATAACTTGCTTGGTGCCGAAG CAGGTGCTTCATCACAAGACGGTCGAGTAATCAAGGAACAAGCTCATGTTCGTATGCCTCCCGAGATCCTAGTCAGTATTGATTTTCAGGTGGATGTTCTACGATCATGTTACTTGTTACCGTCAGTAATGCACCGGCTGGAGTCACTAATGCTAGCTAGCCAGCTCAGGGAAGAGATCAATGGCCAAACTAACAACTTTAAAATATCAAGTTCATTG ATTCTGGAAGCACTCACAACACTTAGGTGTTGTGAAGATTTCTCATTGGAACGTTTGGAGTTGCTCGGAGATTCAGTTCTCAAGTATGCTGTGAGCTCCTACCTTTTTCTCAGATATCCTGAGAAACATGAAGGACAACTAACAGCTCGGCGTACAAGGGTAATATGCAACTCCAACCTGCATAAACTAGGAATCCAACGAAAGATACAG GGATATATACGTGACAGCGCATTTGAACCACGCCGTTGGGCAGCTCCAGGGCAGCTGTCTAGATTCCCTGATCCGTGTAAATGCGGAGTGGACGCCTTAGAAGTGCCTTTGGACAGCAGATTTCAAACTGTAGAAGCGGTAAAGGTCGGAAAATTCTGCGATAGTGGCCATAGATGGATGAACTCGAAAACCATAGCAGATTGTGTTGAGGCCCTCATAGGAGCCTACTATGTCGGCAAAGGACTGTTTGCTGCACTACATGTGATGAAGTGGCTTGGTATTGATTCTGATTTTGAACCCTCATTAGCCACTGAAGCCATTACGAGGGCTTCCCTCCGATCTTACTACCCAAAACATGATGACATCGCTGCCTTGGAGTTGAAGCTTGACTACCAATTTTCGGTTAAGGGTTTGTTACAGGAGGCCATAACACATGCCTCTGAGCAAAAACTAGGTGCTAGCTACTGTTACCAG AGGCTCGAGTTTCTTGGCGACTCTGTGTTGGATGTGCTAATCACACAGTATCTCTATGATAGCCACACAACTATTAATCCGGGATGGTTGACAGACTTGCGATCAGCTGCCGTTTGTAACGAAAACTTTGCCCGAGCTGCCGTGAGAAAGAAACTTCACCCACATCTTCAACATTGCTCCGGGTTACTTCTGAATCATATCACAGAGTATGAGAAGTTGTGTACTGCTGAAGCTCTTAACACCACCAGCCTACTTGAAGACGTAAAAGGCCCTAAA GCTCTTGGGGACATGGTGGAAAGCATAGCTGGGGCTATATACATGGACAGCAATCTCGATCTTAACAAAGTATGGAGGGTGTTTAAACCGCTATTATCTCCGATCGTGACCCCTTCCACTCTGCAATTACATCCGCTGCGTGAATTGACCGAGTTATGTGGTTCTCTCGGGTACTTTGTGAAAGAAAATTGTACTAAAGAGGATTCATTGGAGCATGTGGAAATGACTTTGCAGCTGGAAGATGGTCTTTTGGTTGGGAATGGGTACGATCGGAGCAAGAAAGCTGCTAAACAGAAAGCAGCTCGTCAACTGTTGAAGGAGCTCCAGGGTTGCCATTCAGTGTTTAAAAGGAGAAAACTTGATCCTGACCGTGTAGATGAGCTCTCTTCCGAAGGCATGGAGATTGAACACTGCAGCCAACTGAATGATACTCATTCTTTAGAGTCGATCAATCGAATCGAATCACCATATGCAGAGTCGAGAACAGGTCCTACCCCGACCAATTTTGGTCCTAACAAAATCTACAGTCACAACATTGTAACCCCAAGTTTACATG CTATAGCTTCGATCAGCACGAGGAAAGGAGCAGCGCGGGCTTCTCTCTTTGAGCTGTGTAAGAGAATGCAGTGGCCAATGCCTACATTCAAAACAACAGAGCATAAATCGAG AACTCCAATCGAATTTGGTGAGGGCTCTGAAAAGAGAATCGGTTTCAACAGCTACGCATCGGAAATAAGTTTGCAGATACCAAACTATGGGACTGTTGTATGCAGAGGAGATCCTAGAGCTGATAAGAAGAGTTCATATGACTCTGCAGTAGTTGCCCTGCTTTACAAGCTTCAACGACAGGGAAAACTTACAATTGGGTGCTCTTGA